Proteins from one Verrucomicrobiia bacterium genomic window:
- a CDS encoding glycoside hydrolase family 97 catalytic domain-containing protein: MSSMTTAGLFSAAVILFAAAVQSAAVKVKSPDGKVMVTVTDTGGLSYSVVFDKREVVSTSRFGIISDGVDLGEGVKLGKTASRKLRETYAMFGAHAKAENHCRETTVSVSSPGGEAYDLDVRAYNDGVALRARLNARPGRKINRETTEWKIPGNPMAWYQTDSFNYEGIFQGRLLGSFRTNEHIALPVTFTLPGGGYALISEANLLNYSDADVQVAPDHSLRLRFHAPPNRDGWMTDAAVVQPWRVTLLARDLNALANSDLIRNLCPSASTELVNADWIKPGRSAWQWWSIGDPLFQDQRQWVDWTRDLGFEYYLVDENWKNWKDNGRDNWGCLKEVCDYAKTRGVKIWIWVHCNDVSNPTTRSNFLDRAVALGVAGVKIDFQPQADVRWVNWYDETLRDAAARKLMVNFHGANKPVGRDRTWPNEMTRESIRGHEWHIIRYRRTLPPAHDTILPFTRYVIGAGDYTPTVFNPKELRGYTWARELAQAIVFTSPFLCYADHPTNYLANPALDVLKSIPATWDETIVLPGSEIGKCTAFARRKGTQWFIGVINGGEGRTLDIALDFLGRGKFQMVQLVDVADRNDEWQRTEKPVTRRERLKLSLRPGGGFVGQLAPLK, translated from the coding sequence ATGAGTTCCATGACAACAGCGGGCCTGTTTTCTGCCGCGGTCATCCTCTTTGCCGCCGCGGTTCAGTCCGCCGCGGTAAAGGTGAAATCGCCCGACGGAAAGGTGATGGTTACCGTCACCGACACCGGCGGGTTGAGTTACTCGGTTGTTTTCGACAAACGCGAAGTTGTTTCCACGTCCCGCTTCGGCATCATTTCCGATGGCGTCGATCTCGGCGAAGGAGTCAAGCTTGGGAAGACGGCATCGCGCAAACTTCGTGAGACTTACGCGATGTTTGGTGCGCATGCTAAGGCGGAGAATCACTGCCGCGAAACCACGGTGTCGGTCAGCAGCCCCGGCGGCGAAGCTTACGACCTGGATGTGCGCGCCTACAACGACGGCGTCGCCTTGCGCGCCCGTTTGAACGCCAGGCCGGGCAGGAAAATCAACCGGGAGACGACGGAATGGAAAATTCCCGGTAACCCGATGGCCTGGTATCAAACGGATTCCTTTAACTACGAGGGTATTTTCCAAGGCAGGCTGCTCGGAAGTTTTCGGACGAACGAACACATCGCGTTGCCGGTCACATTCACGCTGCCGGGCGGCGGTTATGCGCTCATTTCGGAGGCGAACCTTCTCAATTACAGCGATGCGGACGTGCAGGTTGCCCCCGATCATTCATTGCGCTTACGTTTTCATGCGCCTCCGAATCGGGATGGCTGGATGACGGATGCGGCCGTTGTCCAGCCCTGGCGCGTCACATTGCTCGCCCGTGATTTGAACGCCCTGGCGAACAGCGATCTGATTCGCAACTTGTGCCCGTCCGCATCGACTGAACTTGTCAATGCGGACTGGATCAAGCCCGGCCGATCTGCGTGGCAATGGTGGTCCATCGGCGATCCCCTGTTTCAGGATCAGCGTCAGTGGGTGGACTGGACCCGCGACCTGGGCTTTGAGTATTACCTCGTGGATGAAAACTGGAAGAACTGGAAGGACAATGGGCGCGACAATTGGGGTTGTCTGAAGGAGGTCTGCGATTACGCGAAGACCCGCGGCGTGAAAATCTGGATCTGGGTGCATTGCAACGACGTATCGAACCCGACGACACGCTCGAACTTCCTGGACCGTGCTGTTGCGCTGGGTGTTGCCGGTGTAAAGATCGATTTCCAGCCGCAAGCCGATGTGCGGTGGGTTAATTGGTATGACGAAACACTTCGTGACGCGGCTGCCCGGAAATTGATGGTGAACTTTCATGGGGCAAACAAGCCCGTTGGACGAGATCGAACCTGGCCAAACGAAATGACGCGCGAATCCATTCGCGGCCACGAGTGGCATATCATCCGTTACAGGCGCACGCTGCCACCGGCGCATGACACCATCCTGCCATTCACCCGATACGTCATTGGGGCAGGTGATTACACGCCCACGGTGTTTAATCCGAAGGAGCTGCGCGGCTATACCTGGGCGCGCGAGCTGGCGCAAGCGATTGTCTTTACGTCTCCGTTCCTCTGTTACGCGGATCATCCGACAAACTATCTTGCTAATCCGGCGCTCGACGTATTGAAATCGATTCCCGCGACGTGGGATGAAACGATCGTCCTGCCCGGCAGCGAGATCGGCAAGTGCACGGCCTTCGCCCGGCGCAAAGGCACGCAATGGTTCATTGGCGTGATCAATGGCGGTGAAGGCAGGACGCTGGATATCGCTCTGGATTTCCTGGGACGCGGCAAGTTCCAGATGGTGCAATTGGTTGATGTCGCCGACCGCAACGATGAGTGGCAGCGCACGGAAAAGCCGGTCACGCGCAGGGAGCGATTGAAACTTTCGTTGCGGCCGGGCGGCGGCTTCGTCGGACAGTTAGCGCCATTGAAATGA
- a CDS encoding prepilin-type N-terminal cleavage/methylation domain-containing protein, giving the protein MTAFRILPTVSVPGKRSRAFTLIELLVVIAIIAILAAMLLPALAKAKSKAHRTVCTSNLKQVGLVMAMYMSDYRDTFPYTPAGWWRMPLIDLPGLQHNYISTNNRAFYRCPSERGLGFNYQLLIAQGQTGMTNQLPFSSSYYYYATFYRNRVKVSSVTRPTQKAVQVCFASANNALFNTDLNPPRNGAHGDGLNWLFVDGRSQFAKWKQMTPCSANLDRPYNYDNDPVTAINLAK; this is encoded by the coding sequence ATGACTGCCTTCCGAATCCTTCCAACCGTTTCTGTTCCCGGCAAAAGGTCACGTGCCTTCACATTGATTGAGTTGCTGGTCGTGATCGCCATCATAGCCATCCTGGCGGCCATGCTGCTGCCCGCGCTCGCCAAGGCCAAAAGCAAGGCGCATCGAACCGTCTGCACGTCCAACCTCAAGCAGGTCGGATTGGTCATGGCGATGTACATGAGCGATTATCGCGATACCTTCCCCTACACGCCGGCCGGTTGGTGGCGCATGCCGCTGATTGATCTCCCCGGCTTGCAGCACAATTACATCAGCACCAACAACCGTGCATTCTATCGCTGTCCGTCGGAACGGGGCCTTGGTTTTAACTATCAATTGCTCATCGCACAGGGCCAGACAGGCATGACCAACCAGCTGCCGTTTTCGAGCTCCTATTATTATTATGCGACGTTTTATCGAAACAGGGTCAAGGTGAGTTCAGTGACGCGTCCAACCCAGAAGGCTGTTCAGGTGTGCTTCGCCAGCGCGAACAACGCGCTGTTCAACACCGACCTGAATCCTCCGCGAAATGGCGCACACGGCGACGGATTGAACTGGCTCTTTGTGGACGGCCGCTCGCAGTTCGCAAAATGGAAGCAGATGACTCCGTGCAGTGCCAACCTGGATCGACCCTATAATTACGACAACGATCCCGTAACTGCGATCAATCTGGCGAAATGA
- a CDS encoding NPCBM/NEW2 domain-containing protein translates to MRKHRLSLLTPIVAGVWMTVVAVAQSAPFHWKFASTPPLGWNSWDCFGTTLTEAQAKAQADAMARELLPSGYQYFTVDIQWYEPNSRGHVYRAGAPLAMDEHSRLVPATNKFPASVNGAGFKPLAEYVHSKGLKFGIHIMRGISRQAVKQNTAILGTTARAADIANTRSTCPWNPDMYGVDMSKPGAQEYYDSLFALYASWGVDFVKVDDISRAYDNVQKAEIEAIHKAIEKSGRPIVLSLSPGDTPIGRGDHVMNHANMWRISDDFWDRWQPLYEMFGRLEKWTKYRAEGAWPDADMLPFGIVEFTRPTRFTQDEQILCMTLWCIARSPLIFGGDMTKLDTFTRDLLTNPEVLAVNQASVGSRQLSRQDDLIVWSAEVPGSRDRYVALFNAQNDDSPFDLSKVTHRSRSIRGAAGSEIVDISVPVTNAHRLVLVLGDAGDNSHYDHGAWIEPTLTGSKGSLKLTDLKWSMATAGWGQARVNRAVDDQPLMLNGEPVNGIGTHAVSVIEYDQLPEGYDTFTARGVITSGNQGRGSVQFQVLVDPPKKVVQDRRSVSVSLAELGVTGAVTVRDLWKREDIGTFTNTFTRAIRKQSAGLYRISPQR, encoded by the coding sequence ATGAGGAAACATCGATTATCGCTCTTAACGCCGATCGTGGCAGGTGTGTGGATGACTGTGGTGGCCGTGGCGCAGTCCGCGCCTTTTCATTGGAAGTTCGCATCCACTCCGCCGCTGGGCTGGAACAGTTGGGATTGCTTCGGCACCACGCTGACAGAGGCGCAGGCAAAAGCGCAGGCGGACGCAATGGCCCGCGAACTTTTACCTTCGGGTTACCAATACTTCACCGTGGATATCCAATGGTATGAGCCAAACTCCCGCGGCCATGTTTATCGCGCGGGCGCGCCGCTGGCTATGGATGAGCACAGCCGCCTGGTGCCTGCGACAAACAAGTTTCCAGCGTCGGTGAATGGCGCGGGTTTCAAACCGCTGGCGGAGTATGTGCATTCCAAAGGTTTGAAATTTGGCATTCATATCATGCGCGGCATTTCACGCCAGGCAGTGAAACAGAACACGGCTATTCTGGGCACGACCGCACGGGCTGCGGACATCGCCAACACGCGGTCGACCTGTCCCTGGAATCCTGACATGTACGGCGTCGACATGAGCAAGCCGGGCGCGCAGGAATATTACGACTCGCTATTTGCTCTATACGCTTCATGGGGCGTTGATTTTGTAAAGGTGGATGACATCTCCCGCGCCTATGACAACGTGCAGAAGGCGGAGATCGAGGCGATCCACAAGGCCATCGAAAAATCCGGACGCCCCATCGTGTTGAGTCTTTCCCCAGGCGATACTCCGATTGGACGCGGGGACCACGTGATGAACCACGCGAACATGTGGCGCATCTCCGACGATTTCTGGGATCGCTGGCAGCCGCTCTACGAGATGTTTGGGCGTCTTGAAAAGTGGACGAAGTACCGCGCGGAAGGCGCGTGGCCGGATGCCGACATGCTGCCGTTCGGCATTGTTGAATTCACGCGTCCGACGCGGTTCACCCAGGATGAGCAAATCCTTTGCATGACGTTGTGGTGCATTGCGCGATCACCGCTCATTTTCGGCGGGGACATGACGAAGCTGGACACATTCACGCGCGACTTGCTGACGAACCCCGAGGTGTTGGCCGTGAATCAGGCCAGCGTGGGTAGCCGTCAATTATCGCGTCAGGACGATCTCATCGTCTGGAGCGCCGAAGTTCCAGGCAGCCGGGATCGATATGTCGCCTTGTTCAATGCGCAGAATGATGATTCGCCTTTCGATCTTTCGAAGGTCACGCATCGCAGCCGCTCCATTCGTGGCGCCGCGGGCAGCGAAATTGTCGATATCTCCGTGCCGGTTACGAATGCGCATCGGCTCGTGCTGGTTCTTGGGGATGCGGGTGACAATTCGCATTATGATCACGGGGCTTGGATTGAACCGACGCTCACCGGATCGAAAGGCAGCCTGAAGTTGACGGACTTGAAATGGTCGATGGCCACCGCTGGATGGGGACAGGCCCGCGTGAATCGCGCTGTGGACGATCAGCCGCTTATGCTGAACGGCGAGCCTGTGAATGGGATTGGGACGCATGCGGTATCGGTGATTGAATACGATCAGCTTCCCGAAGGGTACGACACGTTCACGGCGCGAGGTGTGATTACGTCAGGAAACCAGGGCAGGGGATCCGTGCAATTTCAGGTGCTTGTGGATCCGCCCAAGAAAGTGGTCCAGGATCGGAGGTCTGTTTCGGTTTCATTGGCAGAGCTCGGAGTTACGGGGGCGGTCACGGTGCGGGATTTGTGGAAGAGGGAAGATATTGGAACATTCACGAATACCTTCACTCGCGCGATTAGAAAGCAGAGTGCCGGCCTTTACCGCATTTCGCCCCAACGCTAA